One segment of Setaria viridis chromosome 4, Setaria_viridis_v4.0, whole genome shotgun sequence DNA contains the following:
- the LOC117851375 gene encoding plasmodesmata-located protein 6, whose translation MSKLLAPAPLPVLLLLVLSACTTPARGGDDYTAFVYAGCSQARYDPGSQYAADVDTTLSSLVNSAGYTVYANYTSPSAATGLAGVYQCRSDLPAAVCGGCVKSAVSKVSSLCNSAAGAAVQLRACFVRYGNDSFLGKQDTTVLFKKCGGESAGDTGVVAMRDAALGALVAAAAPAAGDGSYRAGAAGYVQAMSQCVGDLGAKACTDCVSAASSQLKAGCGYASAGEVYLGKCYARFWSNAGGGSGNGGVPAVGGGAGTGSSNGVGGVGGANNGYAYGGFVPNTYGQHDESGKTLAIIIGLVAAVAIVIVLLSFVRRAGGVGGKS comes from the exons atgTCGAAGCTTCTTGCGCCAGCACCGCTCCCCGTGCTCTTGCTTCTCGTGCTGTCCGCGTGCAcgacgcccgcgcgcggcggcgacgactaCACGGCGTTCGTGTACGCCGGGTGCTCGCAGGCGCGCTACGACCCCGGGTCGCAGTACGCGGCGGACGTGGACACCACCCTGTCCTCCCTCGTCAACAGCGCCGGCTACACCGTCTACGCCAACTACACCTCACCGTCGGCCGCCACGGGCCTGGCCGGCGTGTACCAGTGCCGCTccgacctccccgccgccgtctgcGGCGGCTGCGTCAAGTCCGCCGTCTCCAAGGTCTCCTCGCTCTGCAactcggcggcgggcgccgcggTGCAGCTGCGCGCCTGCTTCGTGCGGTACGGGAACGACTCGTTCCTGGGGAAGCAGGACACGACGGTGCTGTTCAAGAAGTGCGGCGGCGAGAGCGCCGGGGACACGGGCGTCGTGGCCATGAGGGACGCCGCGCTCGGCGCGctcgtggccgccgcggcgcccgccgccggcgacggctcctaccgcgccggcgcggcggggtaCGTGCAGGCCATGTCGCAGTGCGTCGGGGACCTCGGCGCCAAGGCGTGCACCGACTGCGTCTCGGCCGCGTCCTCGCAGCTCAAGGCCGGATGCGGGTACGCCTCCGCCGGGGAGGTGTACCTAGGCAAGTGCTACGCGCGCTTCTGGTCcaatgccggcggcggcagcggcaacgGCGGTGTACCAGCAGTCGGAGGtggcgccggcaccggcagtAGCAatggcgtcggcggcgtgggAGGAGCAAACAATGGATACGCGTACGGCGGGTTCGTGCCAAATACCTATGGCCAGCACG ATGAATCCGGGAAAACCCTCGCCATCATCATCGGCCTTGTGGCGGCGGTCGCCATTGTTATCGTCCTCCTCTCCTTCGTCCGTAGGGCCGGCGGTGTTGGTG GCAAAAGCTAA
- the LOC117851468 gene encoding probable peroxygenase 4 translates to MSASIINEPRTSTYYEDGLCSIASSSGSYLSRAMECYTFCEVHSHSHTSGEEGISGGKLVMAGRQRLPAAAVSALLLLWIFSCDHVEASIDFANMTALEKHVEFFDRDKDGIITASEIFEGYVAIGCDAAFARASAASISAGVGPITSPVEAPLPHLSIYIEYIHRAMHGSDTGAYDAKGRFVPEKFEEIFTKHAKVRPDALTSMEIEEMILANRDPLDPQSWGAPEGEWGLIYKLASDKQGFLHKDSARGIYDGSVFYMLEEQRTSSRSDM, encoded by the exons ATGTCTGCATCAATCATAAACGAGCCAAGGACTAGTACCTACTACGAGGATGGCCTCTGCTCCATTGCTAGTTCTTCTGGGAGCTACTTAAGCAGAGCCATGGAATGCTATACCTTCTGTGAGGTGCACTCCCACAGTCACACATCTGGAGAAGAAGGAATAAGTGGTGGTAAACTGGTGATGGCGGGTCGGCAACGATTGCCGGCAGCAGCAGTGTCTGCTCTCCTGCTTCTGTGGATATTCAGCT GTGATCATGTGGAGGCAAGCATTGATTTTGCAAACATGACTGCACTGGAAAAGCATGTTGAATTTTTTGACCGGGATAAGGATGGCATTATTACAGCTTCGGAGATCTTTGAAG GATATGTTGCAATTGGATGTGATGCTGCATTTGCCAGAGCTTCAGCTGCATCCATTAGTGCCGGTGTTGGTCCTATTACAAGCCCT GTTGAAGCACCACTGCCTCACTTATCAATATACATAGAGTATATCCATAGAGCAATGCATGGAAGTGATACAGGAGCATATGATGCTAAAGGAAG GTTTGTTCCAGAAAAATTTGAAGAAATTTTCACGAAGCATGCAAAGGTCAGACCAGATGCGTTAACATCCATGGAGATTGAGGAGATGATTCTAGCAAATCGTGATCCATTAGACCCTCAGTCATG GGGTGCACCTGAAGGGGAATGGGGACTAATATACAAGCTTGCAAGTGATAAGCAAGGATTTCTTCACAAGGATAGTGCAAGAGGTATATACGATGGCAGTGTTTTCTACATGTTGGAGGAACAGAGGACATCTTCACGAAGTGATATGTGA